One Streptomyces mobaraensis NBRC 13819 = DSM 40847 DNA segment encodes these proteins:
- a CDS encoding inositol monophosphatase family protein translates to MIDDFLAGDLTDVEEAVRKAAAAEIMPRFRQLAAHEVVEKKGPHDLVTVADRLAEEHLTASLTALLPGSRVVGEEGVHANPAALDALHGDDPVWIVDPVDGTRQFVHGDPGFATLVCLAHRGELLASWTYAPALDEMATARRGAGAFLDGKPLRPGAAAPDAELRVAISHYDFTDDHEKRVLARLDTPGVVPRPCGSAGLEYLNVARGAADAIAFTWPNAWDHAAGLLLVAEAGGASATVAGEPFRIGGGNTMPFSAARDAGTLARILGLLAA, encoded by the coding sequence ATGATCGATGACTTTCTCGCAGGGGACCTGACCGACGTCGAGGAGGCGGTGCGCAAGGCCGCCGCAGCCGAGATCATGCCGCGCTTCCGGCAGCTCGCCGCCCACGAGGTCGTCGAGAAGAAGGGGCCGCACGATCTGGTGACGGTCGCCGACCGGCTGGCCGAGGAGCACCTGACGGCGTCGCTCACCGCGCTGCTGCCCGGGTCGCGGGTGGTCGGGGAGGAGGGCGTGCACGCGAATCCGGCCGCCCTGGACGCGCTGCACGGGGACGACCCGGTGTGGATCGTGGACCCGGTCGACGGCACCCGGCAGTTCGTCCACGGCGACCCCGGCTTCGCCACGCTCGTCTGCCTCGCGCACCGCGGCGAGCTGCTCGCCTCCTGGACGTACGCGCCCGCGCTGGACGAGATGGCGACCGCCCGCCGGGGAGCGGGGGCCTTCCTCGACGGGAAGCCGCTGCGTCCCGGGGCCGCCGCGCCCGACGCCGAGCTCCGGGTGGCGATATCCCACTACGACTTCACCGACGACCACGAGAAGCGCGTGCTCGCGCGGCTCGACACGCCCGGCGTCGTGCCGCGGCCGTGCGGCTCGGCGGGCCTGGAGTACCTGAACGTGGCGCGGGGGGCGGCCGACGCGATCGCCTTCACGTGGCCCAACGCCTGGGACCATGCCGCCGGGCTGCTGCTGGTCGCCGAGGCGGGCGGGGCGAGTGCGACGGTGGCGGGCGAACCGTTCCGGATCGGCGGGGGCAACACGATGCCGTTCTCCGCCGCGCGGGACGCCGGCACGCTCGCCCGTATTCTGGGGCTCCTGGCGGCCTGA
- a CDS encoding phytoene desaturase family protein has product MPTMLDAVVVGAGPNGLTAAVELARRGLSVEVFEAADGIGGGARTEELTLPGFRHDPCSAVHPLGVGSPAFADMPLARHGLEWLHPELPMAHPFPDGSAAVLSRRVGETAASLGEHDAGAYRRAVEPFHGKWDTLARDFLRTQWDGLPGDPVGYARFGLSAALPAAVYVRRFRDAKARALFAGLAAHGIAPLTGLGTAGMALIFALAAHERGWPVPRGGSQAIADALASYLRERGGAVHTGFEVRRLDDLPPARAYVFDTSPTALARIAGLGDAYRGFRYGPSVFKIDYALSGPVPWRAEAARRAGTVHVGPTYGEIREALSAAMHGRDPSVPFLITAQPSIVDPSRAPEGKHTFWVYGHVPNGWRGDATEVIERQIERFAPGFRDLVLARAVAGPPALAARNANYVGGDIACGSVAGLRLLVRPKLARVPYATAHPAVFLCSSATPPGPGVHGMSGHHAARAVWRRLRGGRYGAAGRPAEG; this is encoded by the coding sequence GTGCCCACCATGCTCGACGCCGTCGTCGTAGGGGCCGGCCCCAACGGGCTGACCGCCGCCGTGGAACTGGCCCGCCGCGGCCTGTCCGTCGAGGTCTTCGAGGCGGCCGACGGCATCGGCGGCGGCGCCCGGACCGAGGAGCTGACCCTCCCCGGCTTCCGCCACGACCCGTGCTCCGCCGTGCACCCGCTCGGCGTCGGTTCGCCCGCGTTCGCGGACATGCCGCTGGCCCGGCACGGCCTGGAGTGGCTCCACCCCGAGCTGCCGATGGCGCACCCGTTCCCCGACGGGTCCGCCGCCGTCCTCTCCCGGCGCGTGGGCGAGACGGCCGCCTCCCTCGGCGAGCACGACGCGGGCGCGTACCGCCGGGCGGTCGAGCCCTTCCACGGGAAGTGGGACACCCTCGCCCGGGACTTCCTGCGCACCCAGTGGGACGGGCTGCCCGGCGACCCGGTGGGCTACGCCCGGTTCGGGCTGTCGGCGGCCCTGCCCGCGGCCGTGTACGTGCGCCGGTTCCGCGACGCCAAGGCGCGGGCGCTGTTCGCCGGGCTCGCCGCGCACGGCATCGCGCCGCTCACCGGCCTCGGCACGGCCGGCATGGCCCTGATCTTCGCCCTCGCCGCGCACGAACGCGGCTGGCCCGTGCCGCGCGGCGGCTCCCAGGCCATCGCCGACGCGCTCGCCTCGTACCTGCGTGAGCGCGGCGGCGCGGTCCACACCGGCTTCGAGGTGCGACGGCTCGACGACCTGCCGCCCGCCCGCGCCTACGTCTTCGACACCTCGCCGACCGCCCTCGCCCGGATCGCCGGGCTCGGCGACGCCTACCGGGGCTTCCGCTACGGGCCGTCCGTCTTCAAGATCGACTACGCGCTGTCCGGGCCGGTGCCGTGGCGCGCCGAGGCCGCGCGCCGGGCCGGGACGGTGCACGTCGGCCCGACGTACGGGGAGATCCGCGAGGCGCTGAGCGCCGCCATGCATGGACGGGACCCCTCCGTTCCCTTTCTCATCACCGCCCAGCCCAGCATCGTCGATCCCAGTCGGGCGCCCGAGGGGAAGCACACGTTCTGGGTGTACGGGCATGTGCCCAACGGCTGGCGCGGTGACGCGACGGAGGTGATCGAGCGTCAGATCGAACGGTTCGCGCCCGGCTTCCGCGACCTGGTGCTGGCCCGGGCCGTCGCCGGGCCGCCGGCGCTCGCCGCCCGCAACGCCAACTATGTCGGCGGCGATATCGCTTGTGGCTCGGTGGCCGGGTTGCGGCTGCTCGTTCGGCCCAAGCTCGCCCGGGTGCCGTACGCGACCGCCCATCCCGCCGTCTTCCTCTGCTCGTCGGCGACGCCGCCGGGGCCGGGGGTGCACGGGATGTCGGGGCATCATGCGGCTCGGGCGGTGTGGCGGAGGTTGCGGGGCGGACGGTACGGAGCCGCGGGCCGTCCGGCGGAGGGGTGA
- a CDS encoding RICIN domain-containing protein has product MRRALVAGTLALGLAAAVPVLAATPASALDAFEIRNDRSGKCLTVNGDNVEIRTCGNGSSQWWMWDGKKLRSLANMHCLDVRNGGINEAVQAVGDCHGNANQRWFFWNRELHTDLNGQIAQVQRADDTWDGAGINMHDPNGGSWQHWYTTQV; this is encoded by the coding sequence ATGAGACGAGCACTCGTGGCGGGGACACTGGCGCTGGGGCTGGCCGCGGCCGTGCCGGTCCTGGCCGCCACCCCCGCTTCGGCCCTGGACGCCTTCGAGATCCGCAACGACCGCAGCGGCAAGTGCCTGACCGTGAACGGCGACAACGTCGAGATCCGCACCTGCGGCAACGGTTCGTCGCAGTGGTGGATGTGGGACGGCAAGAAGCTCCGCAGCCTCGCGAACATGCACTGCCTCGACGTCCGCAACGGCGGCATCAACGAGGCCGTCCAGGCGGTCGGGGACTGTCACGGCAACGCCAACCAGCGCTGGTTCTTCTGGAACCGCGAGCTCCACACCGATCTGAACGGACAGATCGCCCAGGTCCAGCGGGCGGACGACACCTGGGACGGTGCGGGGATCAACATGCACGACCCCAACGGCGGCTCCTGGCAGCACTGGTACACCACCCAGGTCTGA
- a CDS encoding Clp protease N-terminal domain-containing protein produces MFERFTKEARFAVIGAQEEARLLRHSRIGAEHLLAAVAGRPQSLGGAALFRLGITPEACREAIRSTGSLDEDDAEALRSLGIDLSAVRARAERAFGPGALDRGVSGTSGAGGADETASRWWPFRSPKGSRPHVPFAAEAKRALEQSLREALARKENWIGT; encoded by the coding sequence ATGTTCGAAAGGTTCACCAAGGAAGCCCGGTTCGCGGTGATCGGCGCCCAGGAGGAGGCGCGCCTCCTCCGCCACTCCCGAATCGGCGCCGAGCACCTGCTCGCCGCCGTCGCCGGCCGCCCGCAGTCCCTGGGCGGCGCCGCCCTCTTCCGTCTCGGCATCACCCCCGAGGCGTGCCGGGAGGCGATCCGGTCGACGGGATCCCTGGACGAGGACGACGCGGAGGCGCTGCGCTCGCTGGGCATCGACCTGTCGGCCGTACGGGCCCGCGCCGAGCGGGCCTTCGGGCCGGGGGCGCTGGACCGTGGGGTGAGCGGCACGAGTGGGGCGGGTGGGGCCGACGAGACGGCGTCCCGGTGGTGGCCGTTCCGCTCCCCGAAGGGGTCCCGGCCGCACGTCCCGTTCGCCGCGGAGGCCAAGCGGGCGCTGGAACAGTCCCTGAGGGAGGCGCTCGCCCGCAAGGAGAACTGGATCGGCACCTAG
- a CDS encoding AlkA N-terminal domain-containing protein, with product MHTDFDRCVRAARSKDPRFDGWFFTAVLTTRIYCRPSCPAVLPKDRNMSFYPSAAAAQQAGFRACKRCRPDASPGSPRWNERADVVARAMRLIADGTVDREGVPGLAARLGYSARQIERQLLAELGAGPLALARAQRAQTARVLIETSELPMADVAFAAGFASVRAFNETVRAVFALTPTALRARAGRGRPAAAPGTLTLRLPFRAPFTPDNLFGHLAATAVPGVEEWRDGAYHRTLRLPYGHGTVSLRPLPDHIACRLALSDQRDLAGAISRCRRLLDLDADPEAVDALLGTDPHLAPLIDKAPGRRVPRTVDAEELALRAVLGQQVSTAAARTLAARLVTAHGTPVETSAPAGGRPPGGLTHLFPTTEALAALDPASLAMPAGRRAAFTRLVTALATGDLDLGVGSDWNRARARLAGIPGIGPWTADIIAMRGLGDPDAFLPTDLGVRRAAAGLGLPATPGALTRHAAAWRPWRAYAVQYLWSTDDHPAARMPGRPREGRV from the coding sequence ATGCACACCGACTTCGACCGTTGCGTACGGGCCGCGCGGTCCAAGGACCCCCGCTTCGACGGCTGGTTCTTCACCGCCGTCCTCACCACCCGTATCTACTGCCGTCCCAGCTGCCCCGCGGTCCTGCCCAAGGACCGGAACATGAGCTTCTACCCGAGCGCCGCCGCCGCGCAGCAGGCCGGGTTCCGGGCCTGCAAGCGCTGCCGGCCCGACGCGAGCCCCGGCTCGCCGCGCTGGAACGAGCGGGCCGACGTCGTCGCCCGCGCCATGCGGCTGATCGCCGACGGGACGGTCGACCGCGAGGGCGTGCCCGGCCTCGCGGCCCGCCTCGGCTACAGCGCCCGCCAGATCGAACGCCAGCTCCTCGCCGAACTCGGCGCCGGGCCGCTCGCCCTCGCCCGCGCCCAGCGTGCGCAGACCGCCCGCGTCCTCATCGAGACCAGTGAACTCCCCATGGCGGACGTCGCGTTCGCCGCCGGCTTCGCGTCGGTCCGCGCCTTCAACGAGACCGTGCGGGCCGTCTTCGCCCTGACGCCCACCGCGCTCCGGGCCCGCGCCGGACGCGGCCGGCCGGCCGCCGCGCCGGGCACGCTCACCCTCCGCCTGCCGTTCCGGGCCCCGTTCACCCCCGACAACCTCTTCGGCCACCTCGCCGCCACCGCCGTCCCCGGCGTGGAGGAGTGGCGCGACGGCGCGTACCACCGCACCCTGCGCCTGCCCTACGGCCACGGCACCGTCAGCCTCCGCCCGCTGCCCGACCACATCGCCTGCCGCCTCGCCCTCTCCGACCAGCGCGACCTCGCCGGGGCCATCAGCCGCTGCCGGCGCCTGCTCGACCTGGACGCCGACCCGGAGGCCGTCGACGCGCTGCTGGGCACCGACCCGCACCTCGCGCCGCTGATCGACAAGGCGCCGGGACGCAGGGTGCCGCGCACGGTCGACGCCGAGGAACTGGCCCTGCGGGCCGTCCTCGGACAGCAGGTCTCCACGGCCGCGGCCCGCACCCTGGCCGCCCGGCTGGTCACCGCCCACGGCACACCCGTCGAGACGTCCGCCCCGGCCGGCGGGCGGCCCCCGGGCGGGCTCACCCACCTGTTCCCGACCACCGAGGCCCTCGCCGCCCTCGACCCCGCGTCCCTGGCCATGCCGGCCGGCCGCCGCGCCGCCTTCACCCGCCTGGTCACCGCCCTCGCCACCGGCGACCTCGACCTCGGCGTCGGCAGCGACTGGAACCGCGCCCGCGCCCGGCTTGCCGGGATACCCGGCATCGGCCCCTGGACCGCCGACATCATCGCCATGCGCGGCCTCGGCGACCCCGACGCCTTCCTGCCGACGGACCTGGGCGTCCGCCGGGCGGCGGCCGGCCTCGGCCTGCCGGCCACCCCCGGCGCCCTCACCCGCCACGCGGCGGCCTGGCGGCCTTGGCGTGCCTACGCCGTCCAGTACCTGTGGTCGACGGACGACCACCCGGCGGCCCGGATGCCGGGGCGCCCCCGAGAGGGGCGCGTGTGA
- a CDS encoding methylated-DNA--[protein]-cysteine S-methyltransferase — protein MSAVDTVAVHTVIDSPYGPLTLVAADGATLSGLYVLDQRHRPGDEGFGHPDPAPFTEVARQIAAYFEGRLTRFDVPLDLRGTPFQRRVWAGLLEIPYGETMSYGELARHIGAPSASRAVGLANGKNPVSIIVPCHRVIGADGSLTGYGGGLERKRRLLELEGALPSGAGDRQDALF, from the coding sequence ATGTCCGCCGTAGACACCGTCGCCGTACACACCGTCATCGACAGCCCCTACGGGCCCCTCACCCTGGTGGCCGCCGACGGCGCCACGCTCTCCGGGCTCTACGTCCTCGACCAGCGGCACCGGCCGGGGGACGAGGGGTTCGGGCATCCCGACCCCGCGCCGTTCACCGAGGTCGCGCGCCAGATCGCGGCGTACTTCGAGGGGCGGCTCACCCGCTTCGACGTGCCGCTGGACCTGCGCGGAACCCCGTTCCAGCGCCGGGTCTGGGCCGGGCTCCTGGAGATCCCCTACGGGGAGACGATGTCCTACGGGGAGCTGGCGCGGCACATCGGCGCGCCCAGCGCCTCCCGCGCGGTCGGACTGGCGAACGGGAAGAACCCCGTGTCGATCATCGTGCCCTGCCACCGGGTGATCGGCGCCGACGGCAGCCTCACCGGCTACGGCGGCGGGCTGGAGCGGAAGCGGCGCCTGCTGGAACTGGAGGGGGCGCTGCCGTCAGGGGCGGGGGACCGGCAGGACGCGCTGTTCTGA